Genomic segment of Streptomyces zhihengii:
GGTGGCGGTAGCGGGCGCGGAAGGTGACGGTGCCGCGCGGATGGAAGGCGCTCCCGTCGGTGGTGTCCGTGATCTCCAGCCCGGACCAGCGCATCGCCTCGTCGAGTTCGAGGTGGGGCGGCCGGGTCGACGAGTGCCAGGTGCGCAGCAGATACGCGGCGTCCCGCGCGACGAAGGCGCTGTACCGGGAACGCATCAGCAGCTCCGCCGTGGGGGCCGCCTCCTCGCCGCTGTGGAAGCGCCCGCAGCACTCCCCGAAGGCGGCGGGCAGGCCGCAGGGACAGGGGGACTCCGCCGTGAGGGCGGCGGGGGCCGCGCGGCCGGGGCGCTTGATGCGAGGTGCCATGGCTCCATCTTCCCGCCATCGGCCGCCTCGCCCCACCCGCGGCCCCGCCCGCGCGAGCCGGGCCGGACGCGCGGTGGCGCCACGTACCGTACGGGCATGAAGCTCACGATTCTCGGCGGTGGCGGATTCCGGGTGCCTCTCGTGTACGGAGCGCTGCTCGCCGATCACGGCGAGGGCAGGGTCACCGAGGTGACGCTGCACGACACCGACCCCCGGCGCCTGGACGCCGTCGCCCGGGTGCTCGCCGAACAGGCGGGGGACTCTCCCGCGGCCCCCCGCGTCCGGGTGACCACGGATCTCGACGAGGCGGTGCTCCACGCCGACTTCGTCTTCTCGGCGATCCGGGTCGGCGGCCTGGAGGGCCGGGCCGCCGACGAGCGGATCGCGCTGGACGAGGGGGTGCTCGGCCAGGAGACGGTCGGCGCGGGCGGGGTGGCGTACGGGCTGCGCACGGTCCCCGTCGCCATGGACGTCGCCCGGCGCGTCGCCCGCCTCGCCCCCGACGCCTGGGTCATCAACTTCACCAACCCCGCCGGGCTGGTGACCGAGGCGATGAGCCGGGTGCTGGGCGACCGGGTCATCGGGATCTGCGACTCCCCGGTGGGCCTCGGGCGGCGCGTGGCGCGGGTGCTCGGCGCGGACCCGGCGACCGCGTGGATCGACTACGTGGGCCTCAACCACCTCGGCTGGCTGCGCGGGCTGCGGGTGGACGGCCGGGACCGGCTGCCCGATCTGCTCGCGGACGACCGGGCGCTGTCGTCGGTCGAGGAGGGCAGGCTGTTCGGGACGGACTGGCTGCGCTCGCTCGGCGCGATCCCCAACGAGTACCTGCACTACTACTACTTCAACCGCGAGACCGTGCGCGCCTACCGCGAGGCCGAGCGGACCAGGGGCGCCTTCCTGCGCGCGCAGCAGGCGGGCTTCTACGACGCGATGCGCATGACCGGCACCCCGGCGCTGGCCACCTGGCGGCGCACCCTCGCCGAACGCGAGGCGACGTACATGGCCGCCAACCGGGAGGCCGCGGGCGCGGGCGAACGCGCGGACGAGGACCTGGAGTCCGGCGGGTACGAGAAGGTGGCGCTCGCGCTGATGCGGGCGATCGCGCGGGACGAGCGGGCGACGCTCATCCTCAACGTGCGCAACCGCGGCACCCTCTCCGTGCTGGACGCGGACGCCGTCGTCGAGGTGCCGTGTCTGGTGGACGCCAACGGCGCGCACCCGGTCGCCGTCGATCCGCTGCCGCTCCACGCCGTCGGCCTGGTCACGGCGGTGAAGGCGGTGGAGCGGGAGGTGCTGACCGCCGCGGACAGCGGATCCGTCTCGGCGGCGGTCCGGGCGTTCGCGCTGCATCCGCTGGTGGACTCGGTGGGTGTCGCGCGCCGGCTCGTCGACGGCTACCGCGCCGGACACCCGGGCCTGGCGTACCTCACCGCACGCTGAACCCGGGCCGCGCCGGGTGCCGGAGTGTGCCGCCGGGTGCCGGGGTGTGCCGCGCGGGTTCAGGCGGTGACCGCCCGCAGGGCTCCGGGGCGGCGGCCCGCCAGGCGGTCCAGCGCCCGGGAGGCCGCCTCGTCGGCGGGCAGGTGGACGAGCAGGAACTGGTCGTCGTCCGCGGGGAGGTCGAGCCGCTCGTAGGACAGCCGCAGCGGGCCCGCCTCGGGGTGGGCGACGCGGACGACGCCGTTCGGCCGCGGCAGGCCCGGTACGGACCGCACCCGGTCGGTGAAGGCCGCGCCCGCGGTCACGGTCAACTCGTCGGCCAGCCGCTCCACATGGGGATCGTGCCGGAACGGGCCCTGCTTCAGGGTGGCGACCTGGTCGTCGGCGACCAGGGCCCAGTCGGGGTAGGCGTCCCGGGCGCGGGGGTCGGTGAACACGTAGCGCGTCAGGTTCGGCGGGTCGTCGTCCAGGATGCCCAGCGGTCCGGCGAGCGCCTCGTACCCGCCCGTCCAGGCGACCAGTTCGCCGAGCCGGTTGACGACGGCGGCGGGGGCCGGTTCCAGGCGTTCCAGCAGTGCGCGGACCCCGGGCCGGACGGTGCGTCCGGGGGGTGCCGCCCCCATGCAGCTGAAGCCGCCGCCCGCGCCCTTGGAGAGCCGGTGGAGGTGGACGCGTTCGCCGGGCGCGAGGCGCAGGGCGTCGGCGAGGGCGGAGAGCACCTGGGGCGAGGGCCTGCGGTCGCGGCCCTGTTCGAGCCGGGTCACGTACTCGACGCTGACCCCGGCGAGCGTGGCCAGTTCGGAGCGGCGCAGGCCGGGCGTGCGGCGGCGCGGTCCGGCGGGCAGGCCCACCTCCGCGGGCGTGACCGCCTCGCGCCGGACGCGCAGGAACAGGCCCAGCTCGTTGTCGCTCATCTCCCGAACGTAACAGCCCCCGGCGGCCGGATCGTGGCCCTGCCCCTACCAGCCTCCGCCCGGTCTTCCTGCCCCCCGGCCGCCGGCGGCAGTGTGGTCCGCGGCGGC
This window contains:
- a CDS encoding YchJ family protein — protein: MAPRIKRPGRAAPAALTAESPCPCGLPAAFGECCGRFHSGEEAAPTAELLMRSRYSAFVARDAAYLLRTWHSSTRPPHLELDEAMRWSGLEITDTTDGSAFHPRGTVTFRARYRHHGQRGELHERSEFAREGGGWVYVDGEFL
- a CDS encoding 6-phospho-beta-glucosidase, with the protein product MKLTILGGGGFRVPLVYGALLADHGEGRVTEVTLHDTDPRRLDAVARVLAEQAGDSPAAPRVRVTTDLDEAVLHADFVFSAIRVGGLEGRAADERIALDEGVLGQETVGAGGVAYGLRTVPVAMDVARRVARLAPDAWVINFTNPAGLVTEAMSRVLGDRVIGICDSPVGLGRRVARVLGADPATAWIDYVGLNHLGWLRGLRVDGRDRLPDLLADDRALSSVEEGRLFGTDWLRSLGAIPNEYLHYYYFNRETVRAYREAERTRGAFLRAQQAGFYDAMRMTGTPALATWRRTLAEREATYMAANREAAGAGERADEDLESGGYEKVALALMRAIARDERATLILNVRNRGTLSVLDADAVVEVPCLVDANGAHPVAVDPLPLHAVGLVTAVKAVEREVLTAADSGSVSAAVRAFALHPLVDSVGVARRLVDGYRAGHPGLAYLTAR
- a CDS encoding helix-turn-helix domain-containing protein, coding for MSDNELGLFLRVRREAVTPAEVGLPAGPRRRTPGLRRSELATLAGVSVEYVTRLEQGRDRRPSPQVLSALADALRLAPGERVHLHRLSKGAGGGFSCMGAAPPGRTVRPGVRALLERLEPAPAAVVNRLGELVAWTGGYEALAGPLGILDDDPPNLTRYVFTDPRARDAYPDWALVADDQVATLKQGPFRHDPHVERLADELTVTAGAAFTDRVRSVPGLPRPNGVVRVAHPEAGPLRLSYERLDLPADDDQFLLVHLPADEAASRALDRLAGRRPGALRAVTA